In the Populus trichocarpa isolate Nisqually-1 chromosome 1, P.trichocarpa_v4.1, whole genome shotgun sequence genome, one interval contains:
- the LOC7486645 gene encoding heat shock 70 kDa protein 15 translates to MSVVGFDFGNENSLVAVARQRGIDVVLNDESKRETPAIVCFGDKQRFIGTAGAASTMMNPKNSISQIKRLIGRPFSDPELQRDLRSLPFTVTEGPDGFPLIQARYLGEMRTFTPTQVLGMVFADLKIIGQKNLNAAVVDCCIGIPVYFTDLQRRAVLDAATIAGLHPLRLMHETTATALAYGIYKTDLPENDQLNVAFVDVGHASMQVCIAGFKKGQLKILAHSFDRSLGGRDFDEALFQHFTTKFKAEYHIDVYQNARACLRLRAACEKLKKVLSANPVAPLNIECLMEEKDVRGIIKREEFEQISIPILERVKRPLEKALQDAGLAVENVHTVEVVGSASRVPAIMKILTEFFGKEPRRTMNSSESVSRGCALQCAILSPTFKVREFQVHECFPFSIAVSWKGAAPDSQNGAADNQQSTIVFPKGNPIPSIKALTFYRSGTFSIDVQYADVSELQAPAKISTYTIGPFQSTKSERAKVKVKVRLNLHGIVSVESATLLEEEEVEVPVTKEPAKEPAKMDTDEAPSDAATKGPKEADANMEEEKSAADVSGAENGVPEADKPTQMETDTKVEVPKKKVKKTNIPVSEVVYGGILAAEVEKLLEKEYEMALQDRVMEETKEKKNAVEAYVYDMRNKLSDRYQEFVTDPEREGFTAKLQETEDWLYEDGEDETKGVYIAKLEELKKQGDPIEERYKEYTERGSVIDQLVYCVNSYREAAVSSDPKFEHIDLTEKQKVLNECVEAEAWLREKKQHQDSLPKYATPVLLSADVRKKAEALDRFCRPIMTKPKPAKPATPETPATPPPQGSEQQQQGDANADPSANASANETAGAASGEVPPASGEPMETDKSETA, encoded by the exons ATGAGTGTggttggttttgattttggtaATGAGAACTCCCTTGTTGCTGTTGCGAGACAAAGAGGGATTGATGTTGTGCTTAATGATGAATCAAAGCGTGAGACTCCTGCTATTGTATGTTTTGGCGACAAACAGCGTTTCATCGGGACTGCAGGGGCTGCCTCGACCATGATGAATCCCAAAAATTCTATTTCCCAGATCAAGCGGTTAATTGGGCGCCCCTTTTCAGATCCTGAATTGCAAAGGGATCTGAGGTCATTGCCTTTTACAGTCACTGAAGGTCCTGATGGATTTCCTTTAATTCAGGCACGGTATTTGGGTGAGATGAGGACGTTCACACCTACCCAAGTCTTGGGAATGGTGTTTGCAGATTTGAAAATCATAGGCCAGAAAAATCTGAATGCAGCAGTGGTGGATTGCTGTATTGGTATTCCGGTATATTTCACTGATCTTCAAAGGAGGGCTGTTTTGGATGCAGCCACAATTGCTGGATTGCATCCTCTCCGTTTGATGCATGAGACCACAGCTACAGCTCTGGCTTATGGTATTTATAAGACGGATTTGCCTGAGAATGACCAGTTGAATGTTGCTTTTGTTGATGTTGGACATGCAAGCATGCAAGTGTGCATTGCTGGATTCAAGAAAGGTCAACTTAAGATCTTGGCTCATTCATTTGATCGTTCCTTGGGTGGTAGAGATTTTGACGAAGCTCTGTTCCAACACTTCACCACCAAGTTCAAGGCGGAGTATCACATTGATGTTTACCAGAATGCGAGAGCATGCCTTAGGCTTAGGGCTGCCTGTGAGAAGCTGAAGAAGGTTCTTAGTGCCAACCCAGTGGCACCTCTTAATATTGAATGCTTAATGGAGGAGAAGGATGTTAGAGGCATTATTAAGAGGGAAGAGTTTGAACAAATTAGCATTCCGATATTGGAACGTGTGAAGAGGCCTTTGGAGAAGGCACTACAGGATGCTGGACTTGCAGTTGAGAATGTTCATACGGTTGAAGTGGTCGGCTCTGCTTCTCGTGTACCTGCCATAATGAAGATTTTGACTGAGTTCTTTGGAAAGGAACCTAGGCGTACAATGAATTCTAGCGAGAGTGTCTCCAGGGGTTGTGCATTGCAGTGTGCTATTCTTAGTCCCACTTTTAAAGTGCGAGAGTTCCAG GTCCATGAATGCTTCCCATTTTCAATTGCTGTATCATGGAAAGGTGCAGCTCCAGATTCTCAGAATGGAGCAGCAGATAATCAACAGAGCACTATTGTCTTCCCCAAGGGTAATCCCATTCCTAGCATCAAGGCTTTGACATTCTATAGGTCAGGGACGTTCTCCATTGATGTACAATACGCTGATGTCAGTGAATTGCAGGCTCCAGCTAAGATCAGTACATACACG ATTGGTCCTTTCCAATCTACAAAAAGTGAACGTGCAAAAGTGAAGGTGAAAGTCCGCTTGAATCTGCATGGGATTGTGTCTGTTGAATCGGCAACT CTTTTGGAGGAAGAGGAGGTTGAAGTTCCTGTCACAAAAGAGCCAGCAAAGGAACCTGCCAAGATGGATACTGATGAAGCTCCCAGTGATGCTGCCACTAAGGGCCCTAAAGAAGCAGATGCCAATATGGAAGAGGAAAAATCAGCTGCCGATGTTTCTGGGGCTGAAAATGGGGTCCCTGAGGCTGACAAGCCAACACAAATGGAAACTGATACCAAG GTTGaggttcccaagaaaaaagtaaagaaaacaaacatccCTGTGTCAGAGGTGGTTTATGGTGGAATACTGGCAGCAGAAGTGGAAAAACTACTAGAAAAAGAGTATGAAATGGCATTGCAAGACCGGGTTATggaggaaacaaaagaaaagaaaaatgctgTTGAAGCTTATGTCTATGATATGAGGAATAAG TTAAGTGACAGATACCAGGAGTTTGTCACTGACCCTGAGAGGGAGGGATTCACAGCTAAACTGCAGGAGACAGAAGATTGGTTGTATGAGGATGGTGAAGATGAAACCAAGGGAGTCTACATTGCCAAGCTTGAGGAGCTCAAGAAA CAAGGTGATCCTATTGAAGAGCGCTACAAGGAGTACACAGAGAGGGGATCTGTGATTGATCAGCTTGTTTATTGTGTCAATAGTTACAGAGAGGCAGCAGTGTCTAGTGATCCTAAATTTGAGCACATTGACTTGACTGAAAAGCAAAAG GTTTTGAACGAGTGTGTAGAAGCTGAAGCCTGGTTAAGAGAGAAGAAGCAACATCAGGACTCACTTCCCAAATATGCCACTCCAGTTCTTTTGTCAGCTGATGTGAGAAAGAAGGCCGAGGCACTTGATAG GTTTTGCAGGCCTATAATGACGAAACCAAAACCAGCCAAACCAGCCACTCCTGAAACTCCAGCAACTCCACCACCTCAGGGTAGTGAACAGCAACAGCAGGGAGATGCGAATGCTGACCCCAGTGCTAATGCTAGTGCCAATGAGACTGCAGGAGCTGCCAGTGGCGAGGTGCCACCTGCTTCTGGAGAACCAATGGAGACTGACAAGTCAGAGACTGCATAA